Proteins found in one Crassostrea angulata isolate pt1a10 chromosome 3, ASM2561291v2, whole genome shotgun sequence genomic segment:
- the LOC128176787 gene encoding limbic system-associated membrane protein-like, with translation MNKMQMTVLTFHLIVSISLAADYATSKDDIRTFDGSAENISAIAGTTAILPCSVDLSNSDPSKEITWMSPKHILISIGEKRIIDDTRMSIIRPRIPDWNLQIRELEFYDRGMYICSLNTKPMSKKNVYLEVYVKPTISHETNNVKRNLKEGETANLTCNATGYPEPTITWYREKEAIGRQGPYLLVHNITRYCSGTYTCHAFNGVGPAVSRVFSINVHFQPEVQVLNREQKQDLRKETIIQCEISASPQAIVNWRKGDHIFTANSYQRITPEIYEKNIYVTVLRLRIQNLTWSDFGEYICEASNRLGKDQEMMQLIPIDGVYGTPEPPPKNISHPKTVVFNFSTAFNDGAKKSYHRQKARVLQTPTRIMHDTRRNAASVEWQNSKYNHQQPYLFLFLWCLVNV, from the exons ATGAACAAGATGCAAATGACCGTATTGACTTTTCATCTGATTG tTTCCATTTCTCTTGCTGCTGATTATGCTACATCCAAAGACGACATCCGCACTTTTGATGGGTCAGCCGAAAACATCAGTGCTATAGCCGGAACTACAGCAATATTGCCATGCTCTGTCGACCTGTCTAACTCAGATCCGTCAAAGGAG ataacATGGATGAGTCCGAAACACATACTTATATCTATTGGTGAAAAACGTATCATAGACGATACTCGAATGTCCATCATACGGCCTAGAATTCCTGACTGGAACCTTCAGATCCGAGAATTAGAATTCTACGACAGGGGAATGTACATCTGTTCCTTAAATACGAAACCAATGAGTAAAAAGAATGTTTATTTGGAAGTTTATG TAAAACCCACTATTTCCCACGAAACAAACAACGTTAAGAGGAATTTGAAAGAGGGAGAAACAGCTAATCTTACCTGCAATGCCACTGGCTACCCCGAGCCTACAATAACTTGGTATAGAGAAAAAGAAG CAATAGGACGGCAAGGACCATACTTATTGGTACACAACATCACCCGTTATTGCAGTGGAACTTACACGTGTCATGCATTCAATGGAGTAGGCCCAGCTGTTTCCAGAGTGTTTTCAATCAACGTACATT TTCAACCTGAAGTGCAAGTGCTCAATAGGGAACAAAAGCAAGACTTAAGAAAAGAAACCATTATTCAGTGCGAAATTTCAGCATCACCACAGGCTATTGTGAACTGGAGAAAAGGAGATCATATATTCACAGCGAACAGCTACCAAAGAATTACTCCAGAGATTTACGAAAAGAACATTTACGTAACTGTCCTTCGTCTTAGAATTCAAAACCTTACTTGGAGTGATTTTGGAGAGTACATATGCGAAGCAAGTAATCGTTTAGGCAAAGACCAGGAAATGATGCAACTCATTC CTATAGATGGTGTTTATGGTACACCAGAACCTCCACCAAAAAACATCAGTCACCCGAAGACTGtggttttcaatttttcaactGCCTTTAATGATGGAGCGAAAAAAAGTTACCATCGCCAAAAAGCTAGAGTACTTCAAACTCCTACCAGAATAATGCATG atacaCGACGTAATGCAGCATCAGTAGAGTGGCAAAATAGTAAATACAACCATCAACAGCCGTACTTGTTTCTATTTCTTTGGTGTTTAGTAAATGTATGA